A genomic segment from Methanomicrobium sp. W14 encodes:
- a CDS encoding formylmethanofuran dehydrogenase subunit E family protein encodes MKWHPHCKYMELPKDYSVEDLARFHGHLGPNIVLGYMMGKYASDNLCCDPFSLKAKVFCPKKTPESCIVDGVQLGSGCTLGKGNIEIVEQSEIECEFIANSKILWIKPKNMPPLPENDGDYEVKIEKYAEELYRMNPDFLFEIKRDE; translated from the coding sequence ATGAAATGGCATCCCCACTGCAAATATATGGAGCTTCCCAAGGACTATTCGGTAGAAGATCTCGCAAGATTTCACGGTCACCTCGGCCCGAATATAGTCCTCGGCTACATGATGGGAAAGTATGCATCTGACAACCTGTGCTGCGACCCCTTCAGCCTTAAGGCGAAGGTTTTCTGCCCGAAAAAAACACCTGAAAGCTGTATCGTGGACGGTGTCCAGTTAGGTTCCGGCTGTACGCTCGGCAAGGGAAACATCGAGATTGTAGAACAGAGCGAAATCGAATGCGAATTTATCGCGAACTCAAAGATTCTTTGGATAAAACCGAAGAATATGCCTCCTCTTCCTGAAAACGACGGGGACTATGAGGTCAAAATTGAGAAATATGCCGAAGAGCTCTACAGGATGAACCCGGATTTTCTGTTCGAGATAAAAAGAGATGAATGA
- a CDS encoding metal ABC transporter ATP-binding protein, whose translation MNEKEAECPGQIELSGVYTAYMGAEYPVIRDLSLSIKKGEFVIVGGPNGAGKTTLLETMNGMLPITYGSAKAFGIDVVKNPVEVRKKMGYVVQSFAFDPLTPFTVENVVMMGRYGILGCFKKPAEEDYSLSESAMKMLGLEDLAQKTIGTLSGGQQQKVLIAQNLAKNPGVMLLDEPFSNLDICTREFVSGVLEKISKEGCTVVMVSHAFDALPGGDLRIISMDGGSITLDEHCDSSEVEDKMRKMSGLT comes from the coding sequence ATGAATGAGAAAGAAGCGGAATGCCCGGGGCAGATTGAGCTTTCAGGAGTCTACACCGCCTATATGGGAGCGGAGTATCCGGTAATAAGAGACCTCAGCCTTTCGATAAAAAAAGGAGAATTTGTAATTGTCGGGGGCCCCAACGGTGCCGGAAAGACCACCCTTCTTGAGACGATGAACGGGATGCTCCCGATAACCTACGGGTCTGCAAAGGCTTTCGGGATAGATGTGGTAAAAAATCCGGTTGAGGTCAGAAAAAAGATGGGTTATGTCGTCCAGAGCTTTGCATTCGACCCCCTGACCCCTTTTACGGTCGAAAACGTTGTGATGATGGGAAGATATGGAATTCTCGGATGCTTTAAAAAACCGGCTGAAGAGGACTATTCGCTTTCCGAATCGGCGATGAAGATGCTCGGGCTCGAGGACCTTGCACAAAAAACCATCGGGACCCTGAGCGGCGGACAGCAGCAGAAGGTTTTAATCGCCCAGAACCTTGCCAAAAATCCCGGGGTGATGCTCCTCGACGAACCGTTCAGTAACCTCGACATATGCACAAGGGAGTTCGTCTCAGGTGTCCTTGAAAAAATATCAAAAGAGGGATGTACGGTTGTGATGGTCTCGCATGCATTCGACGCTCTTCCCGGCGGGGACCTCAGGATAATCTCGATGGACGGCGGGAGCATTACCCTTGACGAACACTGTGATTCGTCCGAAGTCGAAGATAAGATGCGCAAAATGTCGGGGCTGACCTGA
- a CDS encoding metal ABC transporter substrate-binding protein — MNKMVNTIAAFFLLMTLFTGVSAINIVSTTTVLSDPLEYIGGDNVNVISLADPAICPHMQSDIIPNRVQMDMDFIESADMFVAHNGSVDSEYTMPYVEKFMDANGFGEINWVTLKDPSAIWDTPVGAKNLSAEVAGWLIDADPVNESYYEKRLEEYLSLIDDADLTPEEREAISGKSAIVMIWQKEAAAEWLGLNLTTIYAPGFYRNGQFTPRAVVNDVYENPDKYRNVDFIIENMQSEEIAKGLEEALIDNGIPVKRVVFTNFPGSVPGVDSLPDVIKYNKMLILSNLSGPQEIKSPKSTPLSFATVISGVIASLCIIAVLRVKRD, encoded by the coding sequence ATGAATAAAATGGTTAATACCATAGCAGCATTTTTCCTTCTCATGACCCTTTTCACAGGAGTCAGTGCCATTAATATCGTATCAACGACGACTGTTCTCAGCGACCCGCTTGAATATATCGGGGGAGACAATGTGAACGTTATCTCTCTTGCAGACCCTGCGATATGCCCCCATATGCAGTCTGATATCATCCCGAACAGGGTTCAGATGGATATGGACTTCATAGAATCGGCGGACATGTTTGTTGCGCATAACGGTTCGGTGGACAGCGAATACACTATGCCTTATGTCGAAAAATTTATGGACGCGAACGGTTTCGGTGAGATAAACTGGGTTACACTCAAAGATCCTTCTGCTATATGGGATACGCCCGTGGGTGCAAAGAATCTCTCGGCTGAAGTTGCAGGATGGCTGATTGATGCAGACCCTGTAAATGAAAGCTACTATGAAAAAAGACTTGAAGAATATCTTTCTTTAATAGATGATGCCGACCTGACTCCTGAAGAAAGAGAGGCTATATCTGGCAAAAGTGCAATTGTCATGATCTGGCAGAAGGAAGCCGCGGCAGAATGGCTGGGGCTGAACCTTACTACAATATATGCACCGGGTTTTTACAGGAACGGGCAGTTTACGCCTAGAGCGGTTGTAAACGACGTCTATGAAAATCCTGATAAATACAGGAATGTGGATTTCATTATCGAAAATATGCAGTCTGAAGAGATTGCAAAAGGGCTTGAGGAAGCGCTTATTGACAATGGCATTCCTGTAAAAAGAGTTGTGTTCACAAATTTTCCCGGCTCTGTTCCGGGCGTTGATTCCCTTCCGGATGTAATAAAATACAATAAAATGCTGATTCTTTCAAATCTGTCCGGTCCGCAGGAAATTAAAAGTCCGAAAAGCACTCCTCTCTCATTTGCAACGGTTATATCCGGAGTTATTGCATCACTTTGTATAATTGCCGTTTTACGTGTTAAAAGGGATTAA